TGTCTTCAGTGCCACCATCAACTAGAGCCACAGCTTTTTTCTGTTGTTTCCTGTCAACACATGAAGAAATATCCAGATGACCTTTTGATgaagttttatcagaagatgGTGCTATTGTGTCTCCGGAGTCACCGCCATCTAGAGCCACATCTTTTTTCTGTCCCCCCTTATTATTAGCACATGAAGAATTAGCCAGACTACCCAGTGAACAAGATTTATCAGAAGATGGTGCCTTGGAATCTGTGCCTTTGATGCCATCACCAACTGGCGGAGCCATAGCTTTCAACTCTCCTTCCTTGGGACGACATCTTGGAGAATTAGTTTCCTCGATAGCCTCTAGGGTGACATGATGACTACTCCTGGGTTTTGCTTGGTGCACTGTCGTTATAACAAGCATTGTGTCGTTGCTACCAGAAACATCTCCATCAGTATAACCAGTCTTTGACAGGTTACTCAAACTGCGGGCCTTCTGGTATTTACCCTTTCTCTGATTTGGTTTTCTGCCATAGAAGGTAACATCATTTATGTAATGTCCTATTGTAATAACCTCACGGAATGGAGCTCTTGGGACAAGTTCACGAGCTATAGTAGGTCCTGATGAAGCAGCCATGGTAGAACTAGGAGCAGAACTTTCCAGTCGTTGCATCTTTTTCATTTTCTGTGCTGATTTCCTGGAGACTACTTTCTGAAAATCACCATCATTACTGGCATAATCGCTGCAAAGCAAGGCTTCTTGACTACAACCACGACTGACTGCTAAACTGAAGCTTTGGTCAACATTTGGTTTGTTTCCTTCACCACTTGTCTTCTTAAAACCTCGTGAATCTGTGGAATCTGATGCAGACAATGACCGCTCACTTCTCGCATCTGACAAGCTGCCAGCATAATCATTCACAGATGAACTAGCAGCTGTGGCATATGAAGTCGTGCTTTTAAAACTTTTGAAGTCATCAGTACTGCTAGAAACTGATGGTTCCTTCTCATTACCAGAAGATGGACTGTTGACAGCCGGAGTATTGATAAGTTTTGCTGTCACCCGAGAGCTGGAGGATGAAGAACTGTATCCCAACTGTGGTACATGAACGGCAACACGGCTGGACGAGGATGCCAAGGTTTCGCCACCGGTCGCAGCAGCGCATGTGGAACAAGGTTGGGTGGGTGGCTCACTCTGCATTTCTGTAGCATATGACTCCTTTCTGCCCTTACCTTTGCCCTTGCCCTTTTTCTTCTTCGGTTTTTTGCTGCTCTTCTTATTTCTTGTAATGGTAGCTTTCTGCTTATCCAAATTTATCTTGTAAAAAGTACCTTCCAAGAAATCTGTATCATCAGGTGGCTTATTTGCTGAATCTTTTAGAAGTTGTCCTTCACCCTGCTGAGTGCTATCTTTAAGTAACAGTGGTGTTGATGTGACATGAATATCATCGATAACATTCCATGCTATGCTTTCTCCATCTTGCACATGATCGTCTGACAAAGTTTCGGAATAAGGATAACATACTGTGAAACTCAATGATCCCATGAAAGCAGCAGTCCTGAAGAGGAAGTAAACAAAAGTCATCAAGTAATGACGAACTGAAACACATAATAAAAGCAACTAAAACACCGAATATGAATTTGTTTATTCTATAAAACTAATATTAGCGCACAATTACACACTGTTCAAACAAACAAATGTTTTATCTCTATTTCAAAAGATTAAATATTGCACATTATCATGACCCAAATCATTGTGCTTTGAAAACCACCATTTAAATTTACTGGTCGACTCCATCCTCAAATATAATTAAGCAGTAAAAAAACTAAATAAAATATTTGATGagtaatataaataaaatatccaTACTTCTTCTGTGAGAGTGACATTATGTGCTTTTCATCATATCGAAATGTTGTGCAATTACAATATATATCTGCCATTTTTGGCATAGTGCTGCCGCGCATATGCTATCCATGGTGGTCAACTATCAGAGAGTGATACATACTCTCCCGCGCCCTTTCCCCTAGCGATTTGCGGCCTTCCTAGAATACTAGAAAAAGATATAGATCATCATGGCTTTTGTTCACTTATTAGTATTGCCCCAACAAAGTTTGCAACTCTGTATTATGGAGAGAGTTAGCATGACCAGACCTCTAAGTAATTTATATTTGCATTATGCTTAGGCAGCGTGCGTGGTCCAGGGTGGTTTTATGAAATTCAGGAGCTCTTAGGTGTGGAGATCGAAAGTTTGGACCAATAGGGTTAGGTGACATGGGGCATTTGGTATGCTTAGATGACAACTAAAAAAACTATGGGGTTGCGAGATATCCTGCAATTCCACAAATTAGTGCTTCCTCTAGTCGTAAACAAAGATCCATCCTGATTTATCCTAATAAGTCATTTTTTAATAAGATGATATGTTAGGTTTCATACAGATTAACTGCACATTTTTAACAAAAGTATATCTTTGTATAGTCATAGGGAAACATAGAGATGAAGTAATATTTGTCATCCAAGGAGTCAGTATTCTAATATGTCGAAATGTGCCTTACTTTGCAATATAATGGGAAATGCCAAATCTTCCAGCCATAATGGATTGGGGGAGAAGTCCCCCTTCTATTGCCCATTATAGTAATTTGTCTCCCAGTGGACCTGCTTGCTTGTAACCTATTGAGGTTAAACTAGTGACTACACAATCATCAGCTAGGGATGGTGAGGGAATGGGGATTATTGCCTCTGGTACCGTACCCTGTGTTATTTTCACATATTGCCTCGATCTGGTGAGTGGATGGTGACTTGAACTTTgttatattttcacatttaattGAATGACGGATTCCTTCCCGTTTCTATTTTTCAAAAATCATTTCATTTCTAAATCACtacttatatatatactacTGGTCTACGGTTTGTATAAAATGTTGCCTTTCTGTCCCAAACAGTACCAGGATAGATGTAGCTTGTCCTGAAATCACTTATGTTAGTTTGCTTCATACTGGACATTGTTGATGTTTTGTGGATGTGTTATTTTTCTGTAACTCATTGCCCTGTGTCATGCCAAGTAGAAGTTAACGCGTTTTGAATATATTTAGGACGAAGTAGAACTGCATGGGAATTttaataaatataataaatttCAGTGCATAACTCTCTGGCCTCAACTATAAAAACATTCTAGAGAATAACATAAAACAGGTGCGTCATTTTGTTTTGAAATAATAACTATTAGAACCCAGAAAAGGGACCATGTGCATTGCTTTTGACAGAAGGAAACAATTGCTTGCTATTCGACATCATGACACAATCTCTATATCTACTCCATGATCCATCATTGGCCGAATGAAATCACAAAACACATTACACATCGCTGAATTGTTAATAACATTAAACTGATCGACCGTGATGACAAATGACAGTCATCAACCATGCACGAGTATATTCCCAAACAAGTGCTCAGGCTGAGCTTGGGACTTTATGGGATTAGCGCAGCCTGCATTGTGCAAGGGCTGAGATTTTCTGTTAGATAAGAGATGGGTGTTTTATTTTGTTAATCGAACGTGGATAACTCTAAACAAACAAAGTTTAAACAAGGTCAATCATGTATTAGGGTTTGCATCTTACTTCGATCCAAACAAACTTTTATGGATATGCATCAGGACATAATTCTACATTTAGTGGGGCTGCAATAATAAACATGCCAGTCCAATGCTAGTAATTGATaaaatttatatatatgttAGTCAACTTAATTTCATCATGAAAAGGACTAGTAAATAAATATAGAAAAGAATATATGTCCTTACATCTGTTTCTGTTCCTCTTCCTGCCTAGCCTGGATTTCAGCTACTCGACGTTCCTGCAACATCCCAATAAACAGAAACAAATAAATTATACAAGTTTATGTGTTATAATATGACAACATAAACCAAATCCCAAGACTGCACATACAAACTTCAAGTTTTCAGGGCTGATCTTCTCTGGACAACGCCTGCTGACGAATATAGGGCGGCGTCTCCTTGGTACATCCCCATCAGCGATGTTTCCAGGAGTACTCCTTCCTTGATCTCCTGGTGGCATACTGGCAGGCCCCTGCAGGGACAGTATTACCAGGAATCACAGAGAGGACACACGTTTGTatatacaaaaaaaataaaaagaagccatGGCTGAACCAGATTTGCTAGTAAATAACACGCAACGCAAGGGCCACGGAACGAAGCTAGGAAAATGCCAGCTGATTAGAACGAAGAGAAACAGCACTACTTCTTTAATCATCCACAAGATCTATGGACCCTCGCTGTGACGACTTAATGGCTAGTACTAAGCCACCAGATTTGCCCAAAATACTGTGAAAGTGAACATCAATCAAATACCTTCAGCTCCTATATATCTCGTATGTCGTGCAAACTTAACCTGCAATAATCGGATTCCTACATAGTCGTCCCTGACATGCTCAAAATTTACAAAGGTCGCAGCACAAGTAGCACAAATCCGGTCCCCAGCGATCCGGTCACAACCATCACTGAATCAAACCCTCCCTTGTTTCCTTCCTCACGCACCCCTTCCCAGAAAACAACTCATTCCAACCAAAAAAATATCAAAGTAGACTGAAGAAACCATAGATGCACACAGAGCTCAAAGACCAACGAAATTCCTAAAAATTCCAGACGGAAACGAGCAAAGAAAATACTCAGTTTAAGACACCAGGCTGGCGAGATTAGCGGAAGCACATACTGTCGGAAAAATCTGATGTTGTCTTCCTTGAAAGAGAGGGAGAAGTAGGCCGGGGAGGGTGCGAGAGAGGCTGGAGACAGGAGAGGGCCAGAGAGAGCACACTGGTTTGTTAAAGGAGAAAGGGGACCACTATAAGGAGACTTATATTATGTAATACATATATAGCCAAAGAGAGAAGTGAGTGAGACTACAAAACATGTGATGTGGAGCCGTGTTGGAATCACTATAGCTCAAATTTGTATTTTTCCTACCATTTTCAACTTTCGGTTGAGCATAGTAACGTATATAGACATGAATATTGTAGATATATATGTTACTTCTTTATTACAAGGGATAGTTGTACCAAACTATAGTATATAGTGAGATTAAAAATGAATATTTTGTATATCTCCACATATACTACAGCAATTAAATATGGTGGCAATAAATGTACATGGACCATCTTTTTCTGGATGCCACAAATATGCGTATATGGTATGATATAATGAAATATGGTGGTTCTACACAACTCAACACGGTTCTAAGCTACTATAAATATTTGCTATTTCTCTAAGATTTATTTGATTTGCATATTAATAGCaacgaaatatatatatatatactttttgtAGATATGATACTCATATAATTAATTTAGTGCAAACAATATTCTAAACAACTTATCTTTGGGATGATATATCTGATCTTCTCTCTCTACACCTctttaataaaaaaagaaaacggCAAGCAGTGAGAAGATTAGACCAAGGCATCTCTAAGATAGACCATGCACCTTcttcaaagcatatttgttctaatattttatagcaAGTCCTATATTGCAAAATGCATAGACATCCCTAAGATTGACCATTTCTTAAAGCATATTTTCAAGCTAATTTTTTCTAATAGCTAGTCCAACATTGTAAGTGGTTGGGTACCATTTTCTTTGC
This window of the Sorghum bicolor cultivar BTx623 chromosome 7, Sorghum_bicolor_NCBIv3, whole genome shotgun sequence genome carries:
- the LOC8074052 gene encoding uncharacterized protein LOC8074052 yields the protein MPPGDQGRSTPGNIADGDVPRRRRPIFVSRRCPEKISPENLKFERRVAEIQARQEEEQKQMTAAFMGSLSFTVCYPYSETLSDDHVQDGESIAWNVIDDIHVTSTPLLLKDSTQQGEGQLLKDSANKPPDDTDFLEGTFYKINLDKQKATITRNKKSSKKPKKKKGKGKGKGRKESYATEMQSEPPTQPCSTCAAATGGETLASSSSRVAVHVPQLGYSSSSSSSRVTAKLINTPAVNSPSSGNEKEPSVSSSTDDFKSFKSTTSYATAASSSVNDYAGSLSDARSERSLSASDSTDSRGFKKTSGEGNKPNVDQSFSLAVSRGCSQEALLCSDYASNDGDFQKVVSRKSAQKMKKMQRLESSAPSSTMAASSGPTIARELVPRAPFREVITIGHYINDVTFYGRKPNQRKGKYQKARSLSNLSKTGYTDGDVSGSNDTMLVITTVHQAKPRSSHHVTLEAIEETNSPRCRPKEGELKAMAPPVGDGIKGTDSKAPSSDKSCSLGSLANSSCANNKGGQKKDVALDGGDSGDTIAPSSDKTSSKGHLDISSCVDRKQQKKAVALVDGGTEDIDSRAPTSHKTSSLGHLVNFSCVDREEQKKKATALVGGATQDINSRAPTSDKTSSLLGHLVSSSCADREEQKKKAMALVGGGGGTKDRDSRAPTSDKTSSLCHLVKSSCVDRKEQKKAMSPVGGDSKNTDSRAVPSDITLSLCHLAISSCADSEEQKKQENRIAFSTHASSQLDKIIKAANYVYEIQAASDVYMISGIHADIETFLHAATPVIGQISCTKSKISLQDQRLWSVWRWYEQPECYGIEVQKEGKINSIWPEFSTYFRPLLSAVQLFGQSGKSPNHGGLIFEYLEMENPFSRPPIFTKIKQLRDGVNLSGNPIFGDPKQLESVKLSDLHPASWFSVAWYPICQIPAAAGSCQASFLTYHSLGKLVPQTCSTDKAVGHDPIICPIVGLLGYKEEGEKWFQLRRQLRFKSRPNVSSKSKINHAELLNKRLRALKQGASIMSKAVMPRASGNYHSDYTFFQSRFH